A region from the Natronocella acetinitrilica genome encodes:
- the sdhD gene encoding succinate dehydrogenase, hydrophobic membrane anchor protein, translated as MPLRTPIKRARGLGSAKDGVGHWWLQRVTAVALIPLVMWLSFGLASNVGGDYAAVREWVGSPFTAGLFILLIGTMYFHAQLGLQVVIEDYIHGKLAQLASLIAVKFLAAVLALTGILAVLRIAFGG; from the coding sequence ATGCCCTTGAGAACCCCAATCAAGCGGGCTCGCGGCCTTGGGTCGGCGAAAGATGGTGTCGGTCATTGGTGGTTGCAGCGAGTGACCGCCGTCGCGCTGATTCCCCTGGTCATGTGGCTGTCATTCGGCCTCGCGAGCAATGTCGGGGGCGATTATGCAGCGGTGCGGGAATGGGTTGGTTCGCCATTCACGGCGGGCCTGTTCATTCTCCTTATCGGCACCATGTATTTTCACGCGCAACTCGGGCTGCAGGTGGTAATTGAGGACTACATCCACGGCAAGCTGGCGCAACTCGCCAGCCTGATTGCCGTGAAATTCCTGGCCGCCGTGCTGGCGTTGACCGGCATTCTGGCGGTGCTGCGCATCGCGTTTGGAGGCTAG
- the sdhC gene encoding succinate dehydrogenase, cytochrome b556 subunit → MERQNRPLSPHLQVYRPQLTSVMSISHRACGVAMAAGSVLLIYWLASAAAGPEAFARAQGLLGSFLGKLVLFAFTYALFYHLCNGIRHLFWDAGHGFEIGTAYLTGYWVIGVAAALTVLVWIAALATGGGA, encoded by the coding sequence ATGGAACGCCAGAATCGACCGCTTTCCCCCCACCTCCAGGTTTATCGACCCCAACTCACATCCGTGATGTCCATCAGTCATCGGGCTTGTGGAGTTGCGATGGCTGCCGGGAGTGTGCTGCTCATCTACTGGCTGGCGTCCGCCGCTGCCGGACCCGAGGCATTTGCCCGTGCCCAGGGCCTGCTCGGCAGCTTCCTCGGAAAGCTGGTGTTGTTCGCATTCACCTACGCGCTCTTCTATCACCTCTGCAACGGCATACGGCACCTGTTCTGGGATGCCGGGCACGGATTCGAAATCGGTACCGCCTACCTCACCGGCTATTGGGTGATCGGCGTGGCGGCTGCCCTGACCGTGCTGGTCTGGATTGCGGCGCTGGCAACCGGAGGAGGTGCGTGA
- a CDS encoding DUF1674 domain-containing protein: MAEQKKPVIDPTDEQNADVTRRPQGKRPAPDLPPEFGGQEGPEPTRYGDWEKNGRCTDF; encoded by the coding sequence ATGGCCGAGCAGAAAAAGCCCGTCATCGACCCGACAGATGAGCAGAACGCGGACGTCACACGGCGACCGCAGGGAAAGCGTCCGGCACCGGATCTGCCGCCGGAATTCGGCGGCCAGGAAGGGCCGGAGCCCACGCGATATGGCGATTGGGAGAAGAATGGTCGCTGCACGGATTTCTGA
- the ygfZ gene encoding CAF17-like 4Fe-4S cluster assembly/insertion protein YgfZ codes for MHPGWADLLHDNPSMTAPSGTTAVATQGHCPLPELGIILVRGADASTFLQSQLTQDIGSLTDGHAGFAGYCNPKGRLYALMTVVKVADAFILLTERGVIEPLLKRLRMFVLRSKVELDDMSDQYQAVAVFADRAAVLEESVGTLPTAAGTLTEAGDMLLLRWHDAETTVVLAHGEDAIGLWQTLEAAGPAVHPDAWRLLNISLGIPTVQAETIESFVPQQVNLERIHGVSFRKGCYPGQEVVARMHYLGKPSRRTYRLQGPGSEAPAAGVRVLTADDKPAGEVVSAARSGDGVELLAVLRKEFVDRQDLNVEGMPVSFQALPYTIEDDDAES; via the coding sequence ATGCATCCCGGATGGGCAGACCTGCTTCACGACAACCCTTCGATGACGGCGCCCTCGGGCACAACGGCGGTGGCCACCCAGGGCCATTGCCCGCTGCCAGAGTTGGGCATCATCCTCGTGCGAGGTGCCGACGCTTCCACTTTCCTGCAGTCTCAGCTCACCCAGGACATCGGCTCGCTGACAGATGGCCATGCCGGATTCGCCGGCTACTGCAACCCCAAAGGCCGCCTTTACGCCCTCATGACTGTCGTGAAAGTCGCCGACGCATTCATCCTGCTGACCGAGCGCGGCGTTATCGAACCCCTGCTGAAGCGACTGCGGATGTTTGTACTTCGCTCCAAGGTGGAACTGGACGATATGTCCGACCAGTATCAGGCCGTTGCCGTCTTTGCCGATCGGGCAGCGGTGCTGGAAGAGTCCGTTGGCACCCTGCCAACGGCAGCCGGCACCCTTACCGAGGCGGGCGATATGCTGCTCCTGCGCTGGCACGATGCAGAGACAACAGTTGTGCTTGCTCATGGCGAAGACGCCATCGGTCTCTGGCAGACACTGGAAGCTGCAGGGCCGGCAGTCCATCCCGACGCCTGGCGACTACTCAATATCTCGTTGGGCATCCCGACGGTTCAGGCCGAGACCATCGAAAGCTTTGTTCCCCAGCAGGTCAACCTGGAACGCATTCACGGGGTGAGCTTTCGCAAGGGCTGCTATCCCGGCCAGGAAGTGGTGGCGCGCATGCATTACCTGGGCAAGCCAAGCCGCCGCACCTATCGGCTGCAAGGCCCCGGCTCCGAAGCACCGGCAGCGGGCGTCCGTGTCCTGACCGCAGACGACAAGCCGGCGGGTGAAGTGGTCTCTGCGGCCCGCAGTGGTGACGGCGTCGAACTGCTCGCGGTCCTGCGCAAGGAATTTGTCGATCGCCAGGATCTCAACGTCGAGGGCATGCCCGTGTCCTTCCAGGCACTGCCCTACACCATTGAAGACGACGACGCCGAAAGTTGA
- the lysS gene encoding lysine--tRNA ligase produces the protein MKKVDHVQDNDENKLIAQRREKLRAWRETDRAFPNSFRRDAYAADLQVEFGELDGDSLETRGVRVRVAGRMMAKRVMGKASFTHLQDMTGRIQLFLARDELPEGAYQAFKGWDVGDIVGAEGVVFKTRKGELSVRCERVELLTKALRPLPEKYHGLSDQEARYRQRYVDLIVNPEVRDVFVLRSRMIQLIRDYLNARRFLEVETPMMQPIPGGATARPFITHHNVLDMPFYLRIAPELYLKRLVVGGFEQVYEINRNFRNEGVSTRHNPEFTMLEFYQAYADHNDLMDLTEDLLRTLARELTGAEVITYQEARLDFAAPFQRLSVHDAILRYNPGLSAEDLAEPDRARAVAEGLGLNLRETDGLGRIQLEIFEATVEHHLQNPTFITDYPVEVSPLARPSDDDPFVTERFELFIAGREIANGFSELNDAEDQAERFRRQAAEKEAGDSEAMHYDADFIRALEYGLPPTAGEGIGIDRLIMLFADQASIRDVLLFPAMRPESAG, from the coding sequence ATGAAAAAGGTTGACCACGTGCAGGATAATGACGAGAACAAGTTGATCGCCCAGCGCCGCGAAAAGCTCCGGGCCTGGCGGGAGACAGATCGGGCGTTCCCCAACAGCTTCCGTCGTGACGCCTATGCCGCCGATCTACAAGTGGAGTTCGGCGAACTGGATGGCGACAGCCTTGAAACCCGCGGTGTTCGGGTCCGGGTGGCCGGGCGCATGATGGCGAAGCGTGTCATGGGCAAGGCCAGTTTCACGCATCTGCAGGACATGACCGGCAGGATCCAGCTGTTTCTCGCCCGGGACGAATTGCCCGAGGGCGCCTACCAGGCCTTCAAGGGCTGGGACGTTGGCGATATCGTCGGTGCCGAGGGTGTGGTCTTCAAGACCCGGAAAGGCGAGCTGTCGGTCCGTTGCGAGCGGGTGGAGCTACTCACCAAGGCCCTGCGCCCCCTGCCGGAGAAATACCACGGTCTCAGCGATCAGGAGGCGCGCTACCGCCAGCGCTACGTCGATCTCATCGTCAATCCGGAAGTGCGGGATGTGTTCGTGCTGCGCAGCCGGATGATTCAGTTGATCCGTGACTACCTGAACGCCCGGCGCTTCCTGGAAGTGGAAACGCCGATGATGCAGCCCATTCCCGGTGGCGCAACGGCGCGGCCGTTCATCACCCACCACAACGTGCTGGACATGCCGTTTTACCTGCGCATCGCGCCGGAACTCTATCTGAAGCGGCTGGTCGTGGGTGGTTTCGAGCAGGTCTACGAGATCAATCGCAACTTCCGCAATGAGGGTGTGTCGACCCGGCATAATCCCGAGTTCACCATGCTCGAGTTCTATCAGGCCTATGCCGATCACAATGATCTGATGGATCTCACCGAGGACTTGTTACGGACCCTGGCGCGGGAGTTGACGGGGGCCGAAGTGATTACCTACCAGGAGGCCCGGCTGGATTTTGCCGCGCCTTTCCAGCGGCTCAGCGTCCATGATGCCATTCTGCGCTACAACCCCGGCCTCAGCGCCGAAGATCTGGCGGAGCCGGATCGCGCACGGGCGGTGGCAGAGGGGCTCGGTCTGAACCTCAGGGAAACCGATGGCCTGGGGCGGATACAGCTTGAGATTTTCGAGGCAACGGTGGAGCACCACCTGCAGAATCCGACCTTCATTACCGACTATCCGGTGGAGGTATCGCCACTGGCCCGCCCCAGTGACGATGACCCGTTTGTCACGGAGCGGTTCGAGCTGTTCATTGCCGGGCGAGAGATCGCCAATGGCTTTTCCGAGTTGAACGACGCCGAAGATCAGGCGGAGCGTTTCCGCCGGCAGGCGGCGGAGAAGGAGGCGGGCGACAGCGAGGCCATGCACTACGACGCTGATTTCATCCGCGCCCTGGAGTATGGCCTGCCGCCCACCGCCGGAGAGGGCATCGGTATCGATCGCCTGATCATGCTGTTTGCCGATCAGGCGTCGATCAGGGACGTGCTGCTGTTCCCGGCCATGCGGCCCGAGTCAGCCGGCTGA
- the prfB gene encoding peptide chain release factor 2 (programmed frameshift), translating to MIEINPLLQHAADLRERLEALRGYLDYPAKKERLEEVMGLLEDPDIWNRPDEAQALNRERSRLQETLGEIDRLTATVEDVDELIELARDEDDEETIQSVESDIARVETGVSRLEFQRMFSGDMDASNAFVDIQAGSGGTEAQDWAEMLLRMYLRWGERSGFKTELIEVSAGEVAGIKSATVRFEGDYAFGWLRTEIGVHRLVRKSPFDSGNRRHTSFAAVFVSPEIDDSVEVDINPADLRIDVYRASGAGGQHVNRTESAVRITHEPTGIVVQCQNDRSQHKNKATAMNQLRAKLYELEMQKRREASEAAEEDKSDIGWGSQIRSYVLDQSRIKDLRTGVEVGNTQAVLDGDLDRFIEASLKAGL from the exons ATGATCGAGATCAATCCGCTGCTGCAGCACGCCGCAGACCTGAGGGAACGCCTGGAAGCCCTTAGGGGGTATCTT GACTACCCGGCAAAAAAGGAACGCCTGGAAGAGGTAATGGGTCTGCTGGAGGACCCGGATATCTGGAACCGCCCGGATGAAGCCCAGGCGCTGAACCGCGAACGTTCCCGGCTGCAGGAAACCCTGGGTGAGATCGATCGGCTGACCGCCACGGTCGAGGACGTGGACGAACTCATCGAGCTGGCCCGCGACGAGGACGATGAAGAGACGATTCAGTCGGTGGAGTCGGATATCGCACGGGTGGAGACCGGTGTCTCGCGCCTGGAATTCCAGCGCATGTTCTCCGGAGACATGGACGCAAGCAATGCATTTGTGGATATCCAGGCCGGGTCCGGTGGCACCGAGGCCCAGGACTGGGCCGAGATGTTGCTGCGCATGTATTTGCGTTGGGGCGAGCGCAGCGGGTTCAAGACGGAGCTGATCGAAGTCTCCGCCGGCGAAGTGGCAGGCATCAAGAGCGCTACGGTGCGCTTCGAAGGTGACTATGCCTTTGGCTGGTTGCGCACGGAAATCGGGGTGCATCGGCTGGTCAGGAAGTCGCCGTTTGATTCCGGTAATCGCCGACATACCTCGTTCGCTGCTGTTTTTGTCTCGCCGGAGATCGACGATTCCGTCGAGGTGGATATCAATCCGGCGGATCTGCGCATTGATGTGTACCGGGCCAGTGGCGCCGGTGGTCAGCACGTCAACCGGACCGAATCCGCGGTGCGTATCACTCACGAGCCCACGGGTATCGTGGTGCAGTGTCAGAATGACCGCTCCCAGCACAAGAACAAGGCCACGGCGATGAATCAGCTTCGCGCCAAGCTCTACGAACTGGAGATGCAAAAGCGGCGCGAGGCCAGTGAAGCCGCCGAAGAAGACAAATCCGATATCGGCTGGGGTAGTCAGATCCGCTCCTATGTGCTGGATCAGTCACGCATCAAGGATCTGCGCACCGGCGTCGAGGTGGGCAATACCCAGGCTGTGCTCGACGGGGATCTGGATCGCTTTATCGAAGCCAGCCTCAAGGCCGGGCTCTAA
- the hrpA gene encoding ATP-dependent RNA helicase HrpA, with product MTDPAERLQLVETTIQVCLARDRPRLASRLRRLQREIASGKPRSRAVDKLAADAAASAQRRSGRLEALPRPTYPDDLPISTQRQRIADALQRHQVIVVCGETGSGKSTQLPKICLELGRGVDGMIAHTQPRRLAARTLASRVAEELRSEVGGAVGYKVRFTDRVSDRTHIKLLTDGMLLAEIQGDRSLLQYDTIIIDEAHERSLNIDFLLGYLKQLLPRRPDLKVIITSATIDPERFSRHFHDAPVIEVSGRSYPVEVRYRPLVSGESREPDRDMQTGILEAVEELAGEGRGDVLVFLPTERDIRETAEALRKRHPPHTEVLPLYARLSAAEQQKAFQSHAGRRIVLATNVAETSVTVPGIRYVVDTGQVRISRYSFRTKVQRLPIEPISRASADQRAGRCGRVAPGICIRLYSEEDYAARPAFTDPEILRTNLAAVILQMEAQRLGAVDDFPFVEGPDRRFVNDGYRLLHELGAVDADRKLTDTGRQLARLPLDPTIGRMLLAGAGQGALTEVLVIAAALSIQDPRERPLDAREAADQAHAVWKDADSDFSGFLNLWRDYREASGRLSRSKLRTWAREHYLSMARLRDWDDIHRQLREYTASMGLRTNTEPAAPAGIHKALLTGLVGAVAVRDEGDQYTGPRDLKLAIFPGSALAKSRPKWIMAAELVETSRVFARVAARTNPQDIEALAGHLLRRNVTEPHWDRKRGRVRAFETTSLYGLVLAARRPVDYARVDAADAREIFLRQGLAEDQVDSRGGFIEHNRRMIAEVQALEAKSRRRDVLVDVEARYAFFAARVPETVNDLRGFERWRRKAEAREPTLLHMQRDDLMAHDASVVTGERFPDYLRVGDLRLPLHYHFEPGDPADGVTVTVPIVALNQVRPADFEWLVPGLLEEKITAMIRGLPKRLRKQFVPAPDFARAVVESLPAGQGSLIDGLRRELQRMTGQDVSPETWDSIELPEHFRMRYRVVDGDGRELGGGRDLAVLQQRLAGHVGDAANAALPGVDQWARDDITRWDFGDIPESLEYEQHGIAVRTYPALEDRGTHVAQTLADSQAGAGRRTRQAVQRLLMLALRDQVKVLSSRITGQKSLQLQYAPLGGSKDLTENMLRMIVDRVFLEEEDVPTTSAAFRSCLDRHRGVLVERGEAEIARIGGVLADYHALRAALRRPRALDGMDSFRDMAEHLEALVFPDFLSALPPAMLDNLPRYLSALRYRLDKYPADPVRDAQRTRQLRPWWEDYLVRAERHRREGTDDPALLDFRLMLEEYRISLFAQAIGAAMPVSDKRLKAQWALVS from the coding sequence ATGACTGATCCGGCGGAACGGCTTCAGCTGGTCGAAACAACCATCCAGGTCTGTCTGGCCAGGGACAGGCCTAGGCTGGCCTCAAGGCTGCGGCGACTGCAACGGGAAATCGCATCGGGCAAGCCGCGCTCCCGGGCGGTGGACAAGCTGGCGGCGGACGCGGCGGCCTCGGCTCAGCGGCGGTCAGGCCGATTAGAAGCCCTGCCGAGACCCACCTACCCCGACGATCTGCCCATCAGCACGCAGCGGCAGCGCATTGCCGACGCACTGCAGCGTCACCAGGTGATCGTGGTCTGTGGAGAGACCGGCTCCGGGAAAAGCACCCAGCTCCCGAAAATCTGCCTGGAGCTGGGACGAGGGGTCGACGGCATGATTGCCCACACCCAACCCCGGCGACTGGCGGCGCGGACGCTGGCCAGTCGCGTCGCCGAGGAATTGCGCTCGGAAGTGGGCGGGGCGGTTGGCTACAAGGTGCGGTTCACCGACCGGGTCAGCGACCGAACCCATATCAAGTTGCTCACCGATGGCATGCTGCTGGCGGAGATCCAGGGCGATCGAAGCCTCCTGCAATACGACACCATCATCATCGACGAGGCCCATGAGCGCAGCCTCAACATCGACTTCCTGCTGGGTTACCTGAAGCAGCTCCTGCCGCGAAGGCCGGATCTCAAGGTCATCATCACCTCTGCCACCATCGATCCTGAGCGGTTCTCCCGTCATTTCCACGATGCGCCGGTGATCGAGGTGTCCGGCCGTAGCTATCCGGTAGAGGTACGTTACCGGCCGCTGGTGTCCGGCGAGAGCCGGGAACCTGACCGGGACATGCAGACCGGTATCCTCGAGGCCGTGGAAGAACTGGCGGGCGAGGGGCGTGGCGATGTGCTGGTGTTCCTGCCCACGGAGCGGGACATCCGTGAAACCGCCGAAGCCCTGCGCAAGCGCCATCCGCCCCATACCGAAGTGCTGCCGCTGTATGCCAGGTTGTCGGCTGCGGAACAGCAGAAGGCGTTTCAGTCCCACGCGGGCCGGCGCATCGTGCTGGCCACCAACGTGGCCGAGACGTCCGTCACCGTGCCCGGGATTCGTTACGTGGTGGATACCGGTCAGGTCCGGATCAGCCGATACAGTTTTCGAACCAAGGTCCAGCGGCTTCCCATCGAACCCATTTCGCGGGCCTCGGCGGACCAGCGGGCGGGGCGCTGCGGCCGGGTCGCACCGGGCATCTGCATTCGGCTTTATTCGGAAGAGGATTACGCCGCCCGCCCGGCATTCACCGATCCGGAGATCCTGCGAACCAATCTCGCCGCCGTCATCCTGCAGATGGAGGCGCAGCGCCTCGGTGCGGTGGACGACTTCCCCTTCGTGGAAGGGCCGGATCGGCGCTTCGTCAATGACGGCTACCGCCTGCTCCACGAACTGGGTGCAGTAGATGCGGACCGCAAGCTGACCGACACCGGGCGCCAACTGGCGCGTCTGCCGCTGGACCCCACCATCGGCCGCATGCTGCTTGCCGGCGCGGGCCAGGGCGCCCTGACCGAGGTGCTCGTGATCGCCGCAGCACTGAGCATACAGGACCCACGGGAACGCCCGCTGGACGCGCGGGAGGCTGCGGATCAGGCCCATGCGGTGTGGAAAGACGCGGATTCCGACTTCAGCGGTTTTCTCAACCTGTGGCGGGATTACCGCGAGGCGTCCGGCCGCCTGAGTCGCAGCAAGCTGCGGACCTGGGCACGGGAGCATTACCTGTCCATGGCCAGGCTGCGGGACTGGGACGACATCCACCGCCAGCTTCGGGAGTACACGGCGAGCATGGGATTGCGGACGAATACCGAGCCAGCAGCCCCGGCAGGTATTCACAAAGCCCTGTTGACCGGGCTCGTGGGTGCGGTGGCCGTTCGCGACGAGGGAGATCAGTACACCGGACCGCGGGACCTGAAACTGGCCATCTTCCCCGGTTCCGCGTTGGCAAAAAGCCGTCCCAAGTGGATCATGGCAGCGGAGCTGGTGGAGACGAGCCGGGTGTTTGCCAGGGTTGCTGCACGCACCAATCCCCAGGATATCGAGGCGCTGGCAGGGCATCTGCTGCGCCGAAACGTCACCGAGCCGCACTGGGATCGAAAGCGGGGGCGGGTGCGGGCCTTCGAGACCACCAGCCTGTATGGCCTGGTGCTGGCTGCCCGGCGACCGGTTGACTATGCCCGGGTTGATGCCGCCGATGCCCGGGAGATCTTTCTTCGTCAGGGCCTCGCCGAGGATCAGGTTGACAGCCGGGGTGGCTTCATCGAGCACAACCGCCGAATGATTGCCGAGGTGCAGGCCCTGGAGGCGAAGTCCCGGCGTCGCGACGTGCTGGTGGATGTGGAGGCACGTTACGCATTCTTTGCCGCCCGGGTTCCGGAGACGGTGAATGATCTGCGCGGTTTCGAGCGCTGGCGGCGAAAGGCCGAAGCCCGGGAGCCCACCTTGCTGCACATGCAGCGCGACGATCTCATGGCCCATGATGCGTCCGTGGTTACCGGCGAGCGCTTCCCGGACTACCTGCGTGTTGGTGATCTGCGCCTGCCACTGCACTACCACTTCGAACCCGGTGACCCCGCGGACGGTGTCACCGTCACCGTGCCCATTGTTGCCCTGAACCAGGTCCGGCCAGCGGATTTCGAGTGGCTCGTGCCCGGGCTGCTGGAAGAGAAGATCACGGCGATGATCCGGGGCCTGCCGAAGCGGCTGCGCAAGCAGTTCGTTCCGGCACCGGATTTCGCGCGGGCAGTGGTCGAGTCACTACCGGCGGGGCAGGGTTCGTTGATTGATGGCCTGCGGCGCGAACTGCAGCGCATGACCGGTCAGGACGTCTCTCCGGAGACCTGGGATTCCATCGAACTTCCCGAGCACTTTCGCATGCGTTACCGGGTGGTGGACGGCGACGGCCGCGAACTTGGTGGGGGACGCGACCTGGCAGTCCTGCAGCAGAGGCTCGCGGGCCATGTCGGGGACGCAGCCAACGCAGCTCTTCCTGGGGTCGACCAATGGGCGCGGGACGATATCACCCGCTGGGATTTCGGCGATATTCCCGAATCTCTGGAGTATGAGCAGCACGGCATCGCTGTGCGTACCTATCCAGCGCTGGAGGATCGCGGCACCCACGTGGCACAGACCCTCGCGGACTCCCAGGCAGGGGCCGGCCGGCGGACGCGCCAAGCCGTGCAACGGTTGCTAATGCTGGCGCTGCGCGACCAGGTCAAGGTGCTGAGCAGCCGTATCACGGGGCAGAAGAGTCTGCAGTTACAGTACGCGCCGCTGGGGGGCAGCAAGGACCTGACGGAAAACATGCTGCGGATGATCGTTGACCGTGTGTTTCTGGAGGAGGAGGACGTACCCACCACCAGCGCTGCTTTCAGGTCCTGTCTCGACCGGCACCGCGGAGTTCTGGTGGAGCGTGGCGAGGCGGAGATCGCGCGTATTGGCGGTGTGCTGGCCGACTACCATGCCTTGCGCGCCGCCTTGCGCCGTCCCCGGGCGCTCGACGGCATGGACAGCTTCCGGGACATGGCCGAGCACCTGGAAGCGCTGGTCTTCCCGGACTTTCTCAGTGCATTACCACCGGCCATGCTGGACAATCTGCCACGCTATCTGTCGGCTCTGCGCTATCGCCTGGACAAATATCCGGCGGATCCGGTGCGGGATGCCCAACGCACACGGCAGCTTCGCCCCTGGTGGGAAGATTACCTGGTCAGGGCTGAGAGGCACCGGCGCGAGGGTACCGACGATCCAGCACTCCTCGACTTCAGGTTAATGCTGGAAGAATACCGTATATCATTGTTTGCGCAAGCTATCGGCGCGGCAATGCCGGTATCTGATAAACGTCTCAAAGCGCAATGGGCCCTGGTCTCCTGA
- a CDS encoding metallophosphoesterase family protein, with protein MTDKKASRVAILSDTHGFLDPRIAERVAECDYAVHAGDVGGADVLCALQPRQQVVAVRGNNDTSSRWTESETRFLENLPAEARLDLPGGTVVVVHGDDNRSISERHRHLRKRYPDARLIVYGHSHRLMMDTDEEPWVVNPGAAGRTRTYGGPSCLLLHCNDSHWELEALQLPARKYPNRDHQRRARQAG; from the coding sequence ATGACTGATAAAAAAGCTTCCCGAGTTGCCATTCTTTCCGACACCCATGGCTTTCTGGACCCCCGTATCGCCGAGCGTGTCGCCGAGTGCGACTACGCGGTGCACGCCGGTGACGTCGGCGGTGCCGATGTGCTGTGTGCGCTGCAGCCGCGGCAACAGGTCGTCGCCGTGCGGGGTAACAATGACACCTCCAGCCGCTGGACGGAGTCGGAGACCCGCTTTCTCGAGAACCTGCCTGCGGAGGCACGCCTCGATCTACCCGGCGGCACCGTTGTGGTCGTCCATGGTGATGACAATCGATCGATCAGCGAGCGCCACCGCCACCTGCGCAAGCGCTACCCTGACGCCCGTCTGATCGTCTATGGCCACAGCCACCGTCTGATGATGGATACGGATGAAGAGCCCTGGGTGGTCAATCCGGGAGCGGCGGGGCGCACCCGGACCTATGGCGGGCCGTCGTGCCTGCTGCTTCACTGCAACGACAGCCACTGGGAACTGGAGGCTTTGCAGCTCCCTGCCCGGAAGTATCCGAATCGGGATCACCAGCGGCGGGCGCGGCAGGCAGGTTGA
- the thrH gene encoding bifunctional phosphoserine phosphatase/homoserine phosphotransferase ThrH, which produces MEIVCLDLEGVLIPEIWIDFAERTQIDALKATTRDVPDYDVLMRQRLALLDQHQLGMDSIEQVISGMAPLPGARDFVDWVRARYQLVILSDTFYEFARPLMAQLGWPTLFCHRLRVGSDGRIKNYELRMSDHKRAAVEAFKGLNFRTVAAGDSYNDTSMLAEAHHGMLFRPPQNVIDEFPQFPVCTDYEELKTRIDEAFRA; this is translated from the coding sequence GTGGAGATAGTCTGTCTCGATCTTGAGGGCGTGTTGATTCCGGAAATCTGGATAGATTTCGCGGAGCGGACGCAGATCGATGCGCTCAAGGCAACCACCCGTGATGTGCCCGACTATGACGTGCTCATGCGACAGCGACTGGCGCTGCTGGATCAGCATCAGTTGGGTATGGACAGCATCGAGCAGGTCATCTCTGGCATGGCGCCACTTCCCGGAGCCCGTGACTTTGTCGACTGGGTACGGGCTCGTTACCAGCTTGTTATCCTTTCCGATACCTTTTACGAGTTTGCTCGACCGCTGATGGCGCAACTCGGCTGGCCAACGTTGTTCTGTCATCGTTTGCGGGTAGGTTCTGACGGGCGCATCAAGAACTACGAGCTGCGGATGAGTGACCACAAGCGGGCCGCTGTCGAGGCCTTCAAGGGGCTCAATTTCCGCACTGTGGCGGCGGGCGATTCCTACAACGACACGAGCATGTTGGCGGAGGCCCACCACGGAATGCTGTTCCGACCGCCGCAGAACGTGATTGACGAGTTTCCCCAGTTCCCGGTCTGTACTGACTACGAGGAACTGAAAACGCGGATAGATGAGGCGTTTCGCGCCTGA
- a CDS encoding 5'-nucleotidase: MAQDDTERLVVAISSRALFDMADSHRVFEDEGVEAYCAYQVERESEILRPGVAFRLVRKLLNLDRSATRVEVILLSRNSADTGLRVFNSIEHYGLNVTRAAFTNGERPWRYVRPFGAHLFLSADPNDVSQALAAGYAAATILPSAQRDETVEEAEDGELRIAFDGDAVLFGDEAERVFRTQGLDQFSASERAQARAPLPGGPFKRFLSALHNLQNAYPAEQCPIRTALVTARAAPAHERVIRTLRHWNIRIDEALFLGGLAKSEFLQAFAADIFFDDQTGHCELAMQHVATGHVPFGVANERPDPAPESDHETTPDR; this comes from the coding sequence ATGGCGCAAGATGATACCGAACGGCTGGTAGTGGCGATTTCCTCTCGCGCGCTGTTCGACATGGCTGATAGCCACCGCGTGTTTGAAGACGAGGGCGTGGAAGCCTACTGCGCCTATCAGGTAGAACGCGAATCGGAGATCCTGCGCCCGGGTGTGGCATTTCGCCTGGTGCGCAAGCTGCTGAATCTGGATCGCAGTGCCACCCGGGTGGAAGTCATCCTTCTGTCTCGCAACAGCGCCGACACCGGACTGCGTGTCTTCAACTCCATCGAGCATTACGGTCTCAACGTGACCCGCGCCGCATTCACCAATGGAGAGCGGCCATGGCGCTATGTGAGGCCGTTCGGTGCGCACCTGTTTCTGTCTGCCGATCCCAACGACGTGAGTCAGGCCCTGGCCGCCGGCTATGCGGCGGCGACCATTCTACCCAGCGCCCAACGGGACGAGACGGTTGAAGAGGCCGAGGATGGCGAACTGCGTATTGCATTCGACGGCGACGCGGTACTGTTTGGAGACGAAGCGGAGCGCGTGTTCCGTACCCAGGGCCTGGACCAGTTCAGTGCCAGCGAGCGTGCCCAGGCCCGTGCGCCCTTGCCGGGCGGACCGTTCAAGCGCTTCCTGTCGGCGCTGCATAATCTGCAGAATGCCTATCCGGCAGAGCAGTGCCCCATCAGGACGGCGCTGGTAACGGCCCGGGCAGCGCCAGCCCACGAGCGGGTGATTCGTACGCTTCGCCACTGGAATATCCGCATTGATGAAGCGCTGTTTCTTGGTGGGCTTGCCAAATCCGAGTTTCTGCAGGCCTTTGCGGCGGATATCTTTTTTGATGATCAGACGGGTCATTGCGAATTGGCCATGCAGCATGTGGCCACGGGCCATGTGCCATTCGGTGTCGCCAATGAGCGGCCCGACCCGGCGCCGGAATCGGACCATGAGACGACCCCCGATCGCTGA